A part of Aegilops tauschii subsp. strangulata cultivar AL8/78 chromosome 2, Aet v6.0, whole genome shotgun sequence genomic DNA contains:
- the LOC141041086 gene encoding uncharacterized protein translates to MSAAANSTTSALPSAPDVEVDAEPDEEVPRHDDEDEILFPELVDRVSQQAVEDEYVEEPSSHSRFDDTDDEEREENIDSLVLQEYDGEEMPTIEWNRENPDLTPGTIKINPHGHTCPPGGGGGKDKSKLAKTRWVADAILDWVRETPTIGPTALHGKLFEKYKINVQYMKIFYAKERALDRINGPWSESFQLLYTFKAEVETTSPGSVVEIDKHTVKYKLKGKAIEKECFRRAFVCFKACWQGFPNGCRPYLAVDATALNGRWRGQLAAASAVDGHNWLFPVAFGVLEVESEESWVWFLQQLRNIIGTPSGLVIHTDACKGLETAVEIVFPGVEHRECMRHLAQNFKKKFKGKVYDENLWPASYTCSLRKHEHHLRELYAHNPLVKEYMDEHHGKLWSRSKFNENGKVDYVTNNLAECFNAKFKSVKGLLLWQPFDKIRQMIMVKMALRKRIVETQYVGHLMLPSVIKALHAKARGLRKKCIRPSTYEAEVTYTDSKNREWRYLVNLATNECSCRQWQIRGKLCIHALHLMTVIGGEDGEVDQYCSEYFSVAKFRAAYAENVPALLGKDQWNIVDPGFELHSPVLTRPPGRPWKNRIRAGEEGRVKK, encoded by the exons ATGTCGGCTGCCGCTAATTCTACCACTTCTGCTCTCCCTTCTGCACCTGATGTGGAAGTAGATGCAGAGCCTGACGAGGAAGTGCCTcgacatgatgatgaggatgagatTCTATTCCCAGAACTGGTAGATAGAGTCAGTCAACAGGCAGTGGAAGATGAATATGTAGAGGAGCCTAGCAGCCATTCTAGATTTGATGACACTGATGATGAAGAGAGGGAGGAGAACATCGACTCCTTAGTTTTACAAGAATATGATGGTGAGGAGATGCCAACAATTGAGTGGAACAGGGAGAATCCTGACCTTACTCCAGGAACT ATAAAAATAAACCCACATGGGCACACTTGCCcacctggagggggagggggaaagGACAAATCTAAGCTTGCAAAGACTAGGTGGGTGGCAGATGCAATCTTGGATTGGGTGAGGGAAACACCAACAATTGGTCCAACAGCACTCCATGGGAAGCTATTTGAGAAGTACAAGATTAATGTACAATACATGAAGATTTTCTATGCTAAGGAAAGGGCTCTTGATAGGATTAATGGTCCATGGAGTGAGAGTTTTCAGTTGCTTTACACCTTCAAAGCTGAAGTGGAGACGACTAGTCCAGGGAGTGTtgtagagattgacaagcatacTGTTAAGTACAAATTAAAAGGGAAGGCAATAGAGAAGGAGTGCTTCAGGAGGgcttttgtttgtttcaaggcttGCTGGCAGGGGTTTCCTAATGGTTGTAGGCCCTATTTGGCTGTCGATGCGACTGCTTTGAATGGAAGATGGAGAGGCCAGCTAGCAGCAGCTTCTGCagttgatggacacaactggCTATTCCCAGTTGCATTTGGTGTGTTGGAGGTAGAGAGTGAGGAGAGTTGGGTTTGGTTTCTGCAGCAGTTGCGCAACATTATAGGTACACCCTCAGGTTTAGTTATACACACAGATGCTTGCAAGGGTTTAGAAACTGCAGTAGAAATTGTATTCCCTGGAGTGGAACATAGGGAATGTATGCGACACCTAGCGCAAAATTTTAAAAAGAAATTCAAAGGCAAAGTTTATGATGAGAATCTATGGCCAGCATCATACACATGCAGCTTGAGGAAGCATGAGCACCATTTGAGAGAGCTGTATGCTCATAATCCTTTGGTGAAGGAGTACATGGATGAACATCATGGAAAGCTGTGGTCAAGAAGCAAATTCAATGAAAATGGCAAAGTAGACTATGTGACCAATAACCTCGCTGAGTGTTTCAATGCAAAGTTCAAGTCAGTGAAAGGGCTTTTGTTGTGGCAACCATTTGATAAGATCAGGCAGATGATCATGGTAAAGATGGCTCTTCGTAAAAGAATTGTAGAAACACAATATGTTGGCCATCTTATGCTCCCATCTGTGATTAAGGCATTGCATGCCAAGGCAAGAGGACTAAGAAAGAAATGCATTCGACCGTCGACATACGAGGCTGAGGTGACATACACTGACAGTAAAAATAGGGAATGGAGATATCTAgtgaaccttgcaaccaatgaaTGCAGCTGTAGGCAATGGCAGATCCGCGGGAAGCTGTGCATACATGCCCTACATCTCATGACTGTTATTGGAGGTGAAGATGGTGAAGTTGATCAGTATTGCTCTGAATATTTCTCTGTTGCCAAATTTAGGGCTGCTTATGCTGAAAATGTGCCCGCACTCTTGGGAAAAGACCAATGGAACATAGTAGACCCAGGGTTCGAACTCCATTCTCCTGTACTGACTAGACCACCAGGAAGACCATGGAAAAACAGGATAAGAGCTGGTGAAGAGGGTCGTGTAAAAAAATAG